One window of Agromyces rhizosphaerae genomic DNA carries:
- a CDS encoding M24 family metallopeptidase, giving the protein MKSTGTTGTNGVDWEERVDFDRLRDARLARLRAELEASSLGAVLAFDFSNIRYMSATHIGTWAMDKLIRFALLTRNTDPIVWDFGSAAKHHALYNPWLDVTSTEMDADPNAPHEGAKRPRLESGARAGISTLRGAFPPDAEIAEGVAKKIKRELEKFGLANQPLGVDVIELPILFALQKEGIEVVDGQQVFMEARRIKTPDEIRLLTQAASMVDAAYEDLYRFLRPGVRENEAVGVVAKTLYDLGSEYVEGVNAISGERCSPHPHVFSDRLIRPGDPAFFDILHSWNGYRTCYYRTFAVGSASSAQRDAYTRAREYMDRAIALVRPGATTADIVKVWPTAQEFGFPDEEAAFALQYGHGVGLSIWEKPIFSRLTSLDHPEVLQEGMVFALETYWPSADGWGAARIEEEVVVTATGCEVITKFPAEELIVAGRSYYTVDGPLNLKRDSQSHLNTTWGRGEA; this is encoded by the coding sequence ATGAAGAGCACCGGCACCACCGGCACGAACGGCGTCGACTGGGAGGAGCGGGTCGACTTCGATCGCCTCCGGGATGCCCGGCTGGCGCGACTCCGCGCCGAGCTGGAGGCGTCGTCGCTCGGCGCGGTGCTCGCGTTCGACTTCTCCAACATCCGCTACATGAGCGCCACCCACATCGGCACGTGGGCCATGGACAAGCTCATCCGCTTCGCGCTGCTCACCCGCAACACCGACCCGATCGTGTGGGACTTCGGCTCGGCGGCCAAGCACCACGCGCTCTACAACCCCTGGCTCGACGTCACGAGCACCGAGATGGACGCCGACCCGAACGCACCGCACGAGGGCGCCAAGCGCCCCCGGCTCGAGTCCGGCGCGCGCGCCGGCATCTCGACCCTGCGCGGGGCGTTCCCGCCCGACGCCGAGATCGCCGAGGGCGTCGCGAAGAAGATCAAGCGCGAGCTCGAGAAGTTCGGCCTCGCGAACCAGCCCCTCGGCGTCGACGTGATCGAGCTCCCGATCCTCTTCGCGCTGCAGAAGGAGGGCATCGAGGTCGTCGACGGCCAGCAGGTCTTCATGGAGGCGCGCCGCATCAAGACCCCCGACGAGATCCGGCTGCTCACCCAGGCCGCGTCGATGGTCGACGCTGCGTACGAGGACCTCTACCGCTTCCTCCGCCCGGGCGTCCGCGAGAACGAGGCCGTCGGGGTCGTCGCGAAGACCCTCTACGACCTCGGATCGGAGTACGTCGAGGGCGTGAACGCCATCTCCGGCGAGCGCTGCTCCCCGCATCCGCATGTCTTCTCCGACCGCCTGATCCGCCCGGGCGACCCGGCGTTCTTCGACATCCTGCACAGCTGGAACGGCTACCGCACCTGCTACTACCGCACCTTCGCGGTGGGCTCGGCGAGTTCGGCGCAGCGCGACGCGTACACCCGGGCGCGCGAGTACATGGACCGGGCCATCGCACTGGTGCGGCCGGGTGCCACGACCGCCGACATCGTGAAGGTGTGGCCGACGGCGCAGGAGTTCGGGTTCCCCGACGAGGAGGCCGCCTTCGCCCTGCAGTACGGCCACGGGGTCGGCCTGTCGATCTGGGAGAAGCCGATCTTCTCCCGCCTCACCTCGCTCGACCACCCCGAGGTGCTGCAGGAGGGCATGGTCTTCGCGCTCGAGACCTACTGGCCGTCGGCCGACGGCTGGGGCGCCGCCCGCATCGAGGAGGAGGTCGTCGTGACGGCGACCGGATGCGAGGTCATCACGAAGTTCCCGGCCGAGGAGCTCATCGTGGCCGGCCGCAGCTACTACACGGTGGACGGGCCGCTGAACCTCAAGCGCGACTCGCAGTCGCACCTGAACACCACGTGGGGACGCGGCGAAGCGTGA
- a CDS encoding NAD(P)-dependent oxidoreductase — translation MSTLGFLGLGSMGRGMAARLVGAGHDVVVWNRSTGPVDELVAAGARAATTPAEALAADVSFSMLANDAAAEAVLTDEAIPAASGRLHVMMASISPTLAERLSGAFESAGAGYVGAPVLGRPEVAARGELNILAAGPAGHVETALPYLEVLGRRVWRLGDRPEVANAVKAAVNYNIIHAMQAIGESVAMTERLGVDPKLFTELLSSTLFGGVVYTGYGSLIAEQAYSPPGFHISLGRKDLALAEEIAAAGGVSPATMPALIHVFETALADPELKDADWSAIAEVSRRDLG, via the coding sequence GTGAGCACCCTCGGATTCCTCGGCCTCGGCTCGATGGGGCGCGGCATGGCCGCGCGCCTGGTCGGCGCCGGGCACGACGTCGTGGTCTGGAACCGCTCGACGGGCCCGGTCGACGAGCTCGTCGCGGCCGGCGCCCGCGCCGCGACGACGCCCGCGGAGGCGCTCGCCGCCGACGTGTCGTTCTCGATGCTCGCCAACGACGCCGCCGCGGAGGCGGTGCTGACCGACGAGGCGATTCCCGCCGCATCCGGTCGCCTGCACGTGATGATGGCCTCGATCAGCCCCACGCTCGCGGAGCGGCTGTCGGGCGCGTTCGAGTCCGCCGGGGCCGGCTACGTCGGCGCACCGGTGCTCGGCCGCCCCGAGGTCGCCGCGCGCGGCGAGCTGAACATCCTCGCGGCCGGGCCCGCCGGGCACGTCGAGACCGCACTCCCCTACCTGGAGGTGCTGGGCAGGCGGGTCTGGCGACTCGGCGACCGGCCCGAGGTGGCGAACGCGGTGAAGGCCGCCGTGAACTACAACATCATCCACGCGATGCAGGCCATCGGCGAGTCGGTCGCCATGACCGAGCGCCTCGGCGTCGACCCGAAGCTGTTCACCGAGCTGCTGTCGAGCACGCTGTTCGGCGGCGTCGTCTACACCGGCTACGGCAGCCTGATCGCCGAGCAGGCGTACTCACCGCCCGGCTTCCACATCTCGCTCGGGCGCAAGGACCTCGCGCTCGCCGAGGAGATCGCGGCCGCGGGCGGCGTCTCCCCCGCGACGATGCCGGCGCTGATCCATGTCTTCGAGACCGCACTCGCCGACCCTGAGCTGAAGGACGCCGACTGGAGCGCCATCGCCGAGGTGAGCCGGCGCGACCTGGGGTGA
- a CDS encoding MFS transporter: MAPAAHPYAPTVLAFAAAGLVAFAELYGVQALLPAISAEFALTPSTSALVLSAGALGLAVAVVPWSIAARHVRRGLLLRIAVIATIALGPFVAVTDGFASLLAVRLAQGAVLAGIPALALTHLGDVVDRRRTAAAAGWYIAGTALGGLSGRFVAGFAATAADWRLALVAVSLLSAGAALVFLLLAPRAAEHPAAPGSTRRALANPLVWAICLLAFTQMGVFVAAYNYTGFRLLGPGLGLPEAVVTAIFGIYLVGSATAARAGALVARLGRPTTLTAAVLTQLAGLALTIPDWLPSIIAGLVVLTAGFFALHAVAAGWAASLGRGSALPSALYTIGYYAGAALIGWLLGLAFDQHGWSAVVAWAAVISIAGLAGLIATLRSSVPATGVPEERPA; the protein is encoded by the coding sequence GTGGCCCCTGCAGCGCACCCCTACGCGCCGACGGTGCTCGCGTTCGCGGCCGCGGGGCTCGTCGCGTTCGCCGAGCTCTACGGCGTGCAGGCGCTGCTGCCCGCGATCAGCGCGGAGTTCGCGCTGACCCCGTCCACCTCGGCGCTCGTGCTCTCGGCCGGCGCGCTCGGGCTCGCGGTCGCCGTCGTGCCCTGGTCGATCGCCGCCCGGCACGTGCGCCGCGGCCTCCTGCTCCGCATCGCCGTGATCGCGACGATCGCACTCGGCCCCTTCGTCGCCGTCACCGACGGGTTCGCCTCCCTGCTGGCGGTGCGCCTGGCCCAGGGCGCGGTGCTCGCGGGCATCCCGGCCCTCGCCCTGACGCACCTCGGCGACGTCGTCGACCGGCGGCGGACCGCCGCCGCGGCGGGGTGGTACATCGCGGGCACGGCGCTGGGGGGCCTCAGCGGGCGGTTCGTCGCGGGGTTCGCGGCGACGGCCGCCGACTGGCGTCTCGCGCTCGTCGCCGTGTCGCTGCTCTCGGCGGGGGCCGCCCTGGTCTTCCTCCTGCTCGCCCCGCGGGCCGCCGAGCACCCGGCCGCCCCCGGCTCGACCAGGCGCGCGCTCGCGAATCCGCTGGTGTGGGCGATCTGCCTGCTGGCGTTCACCCAGATGGGCGTGTTCGTGGCCGCCTACAACTACACCGGGTTCCGCCTGCTGGGCCCCGGCCTCGGCCTGCCGGAGGCGGTCGTCACCGCCATCTTCGGCATCTACCTCGTCGGTTCCGCCACGGCCGCGCGGGCCGGCGCCCTGGTCGCGCGCCTCGGACGGCCGACCACCCTCACGGCGGCCGTGCTGACGCAGCTCGCCGGGCTCGCGCTCACCATCCCCGACTGGCTGCCGTCGATCATCGCCGGGCTCGTGGTGCTCACTGCGGGCTTCTTCGCGCTGCACGCGGTCGCCGCGGGCTGGGCGGCCTCGCTCGGTCGCGGCAGCGCACTGCCGTCCGCCCTCTACACGATCGGGTACTACGCCGGCGCGGCGCTCATAGGCTGGCTGCTCGGACTCGCCTTCGACCAGCACGGCTGGTCGGCGGTCGTCGCCTGGGCGGCCGTGATCAGCATCGCCGGGCTTGCCGGGCTGATCGCGACGCTACGCTCGTCAGTGCCCGCGACGGGCGTACCCGAGGAGAGGCCCGCATGA
- a CDS encoding NADP-dependent oxidoreductase has product MIAARYRRYGGPEVIELAAVAEPEPGPGEFLVELRTAGLNPADVKVRRGGTPIAPLPSGIGREFAGVVVGAGEGAEGFAIGDEVIGTGEWVIGERVAAGGHLLAAKPAGLAFSSAAVIPVALQTGAVATAWLDPGPEDTVLVSAAAGGVGYTACQLAVRRGARVIGTAGERNHDLLREIGVEPIAYGPGLADRLRGAAPDGITGVLDQRGPETIEAALELGVPRTRINTVSGYAERYGVAHVGRKGMDRALVERLAAELASGELRVRIDAEFPLHDIVEAYRRLETGHPAGKVVLTVP; this is encoded by the coding sequence ATGATCGCCGCCCGCTACCGCCGCTACGGCGGCCCCGAGGTCATCGAGCTCGCCGCCGTCGCCGAACCCGAGCCGGGCCCCGGCGAGTTCCTCGTCGAGCTGCGCACGGCCGGCCTGAACCCGGCCGACGTGAAGGTGCGGCGCGGGGGCACGCCGATCGCGCCGCTGCCGTCGGGGATCGGCCGCGAGTTCGCGGGCGTCGTCGTCGGCGCGGGCGAGGGGGCCGAGGGCTTCGCGATCGGCGACGAGGTGATCGGCACCGGCGAGTGGGTCATCGGCGAGCGCGTCGCCGCCGGCGGCCACCTGCTCGCGGCGAAGCCCGCCGGTCTGGCGTTCTCGAGCGCCGCCGTGATCCCCGTCGCGCTGCAGACCGGCGCCGTGGCGACGGCCTGGCTCGACCCGGGCCCGGAGGACACCGTGCTGGTGAGCGCCGCGGCCGGCGGCGTTGGGTACACGGCGTGCCAGCTCGCGGTGCGCCGCGGCGCACGCGTGATCGGCACCGCCGGCGAGCGCAACCACGACCTGCTCCGGGAGATCGGCGTGGAGCCGATCGCCTACGGCCCCGGGCTGGCCGACCGCCTCCGCGGGGCGGCCCCCGACGGCATCACGGGCGTGCTCGACCAGCGCGGCCCCGAGACCATCGAGGCCGCGCTCGAGCTCGGCGTGCCGCGCACCCGCATCAACACCGTCTCGGGCTACGCCGAGCGGTACGGCGTCGCGCACGTCGGCCGGAAGGGCATGGACCGCGCGCTCGTCGAGCGCCTCGCCGCGGAGCTGGCCAGCGGCGAGCTCCGGGTGCGCATCGACGCGGAGTTCCCGCTGCACGACATCGTCGAGGCGTACCGGCGGCTGGAGACCGGGCACCCGGCGGGCAAGGTCGTGCTGACGGTGCCCTGA
- a CDS encoding ABC transporter permease: MKKTEAITTVETGSTPTAQPGKWRRALSFQNISAIYIFVVLFAIFAILTPRTFLTPGTWLVLLDAQSITVLAAVAVLIPLVTGAFNLAIGAEVGFAVILVAVLQVQLNVPWGLAVPITILAGALIGLVSGLLITRVKIDSFIATLGMSSVLLAGLSFLSENRQIIGLQDGFRQFATGGLSLSVENPNFKITNPVFIMLVISLVVWYLLERTPAGRRMYAAGYNPDGARLSGVNVDRLRIIALMSGGVIAGFAGVLLASRINAGDPTVGPGLLLPALTAVFLGSTQFKGGRFNVWGTVISVYVLAVGIKGLQLLGAQNWVSDLFNGVALLAAVGLSRWERTARRAGAVRRALPFSKSNKTDPPSDGPTDAQATPEKEMART; the protein is encoded by the coding sequence GTGAAGAAGACCGAAGCGATCACCACGGTCGAGACCGGCAGCACGCCCACCGCGCAGCCCGGCAAGTGGCGGCGGGCGCTGTCGTTCCAGAACATCAGCGCGATCTACATCTTCGTGGTGCTCTTCGCGATCTTCGCGATCCTCACCCCGCGGACGTTCCTGACCCCCGGCACCTGGCTCGTGCTGCTCGACGCGCAGTCGATCACGGTGCTCGCCGCCGTGGCGGTGCTCATCCCGCTCGTCACCGGCGCGTTCAACCTCGCGATCGGCGCGGAGGTCGGATTCGCCGTCATCCTCGTCGCGGTGCTCCAGGTGCAACTCAACGTGCCATGGGGACTCGCGGTGCCGATCACGATCCTCGCCGGCGCGCTCATCGGCCTGGTGTCGGGCCTGCTCATCACGCGCGTCAAGATCGACTCGTTCATCGCGACGCTCGGCATGAGCTCGGTCCTGCTCGCGGGGCTCTCGTTCCTCTCGGAGAACCGGCAGATCATCGGCCTCCAGGACGGCTTCCGCCAGTTCGCCACCGGCGGCCTCTCGCTGTCGGTCGAGAACCCGAACTTCAAGATCACCAACCCGGTGTTCATCATGCTCGTGATCTCCCTGGTCGTCTGGTACCTCCTCGAGCGCACCCCCGCGGGCCGTCGCATGTACGCCGCCGGCTACAACCCCGACGGCGCACGGCTGTCGGGCGTCAACGTCGACCGCCTGCGCATCATCGCCCTCATGTCGGGCGGTGTCATCGCGGGGTTCGCCGGCGTGCTGCTCGCCTCGCGCATCAACGCGGGCGACCCCACGGTCGGCCCCGGCCTGCTGCTGCCCGCGCTCACCGCGGTCTTCCTCGGGTCGACGCAGTTCAAGGGCGGCCGGTTCAACGTCTGGGGCACGGTGATCTCGGTCTACGTGCTCGCGGTCGGCATCAAGGGCTTGCAGCTGCTCGGCGCGCAGAACTGGGTCAGCGACCTGTTCAACGGCGTGGCGCTGCTGGCCGCGGTCGGGCTCTCCCGCTGGGAGCGCACGGCGCGGCGCGCGGGCGCCGTGCGACGGGCCCTGCCGTTCTCGAAGAGCAACAAGACGGACCCGCCGAGCGACGGGCCGACGGACGCGCAGGCCACGCCCGAGAAGGAGATGGCGCGCACCTGA
- a CDS encoding sugar ABC transporter ATP-binding protein codes for MSESPAQGAASEAEPLLRIEGMTKDFPGNRALDDVSLDVHSGEIVAVVGHNGSGKSTLVKILAGVYQDDGGTVELASTDGEETELHIIHQDLGLAKELTGIENLGITRYHGREALAPYNRAREQEHAERLIRRFGEPFDLNVPIARLAPAQRAIIGIARALDGWKHSRNVLILDEPTEALHASEVQVLFDAVRTLAAEGAGIIFISHRLDEVLDLADRVVILRDGKCVADEDRATLDHDRLVSYVTGVPIGEAETGEPFRGDLQEVVLRVEQLAGEALEGIDLTIHGGEVVGVAGVLGSGREALPAMLFGSIDATAETYELQGKPYRNRSEAESIRRGIAFVPGDRAHLGSVRPMNARENVTLPELGSLTTKLGAISISRERRHAAELVERYDVKPPRPEQTFAQFSGGNQQKIVFAKWLRNDPALLLLEEPTQGVDIGAKRAIYDAVDMAAAGGAGVLVCSSEAKELVRLCNRVLVLRDGKVVATLEGERLNETELVKQGYGLGVEVTK; via the coding sequence ATGAGCGAGTCGCCTGCGCAGGGCGCGGCATCCGAGGCCGAACCGCTGCTGCGGATCGAGGGCATGACCAAGGACTTCCCGGGCAACCGGGCGCTCGACGACGTCTCCCTCGACGTGCACAGCGGCGAGATCGTGGCGGTCGTGGGGCACAACGGGTCGGGCAAGTCGACCCTCGTCAAGATCCTCGCCGGGGTCTACCAGGACGACGGCGGCACGGTGGAGCTCGCCTCGACGGACGGCGAGGAGACCGAGCTCCACATCATCCACCAGGACCTCGGGCTCGCCAAGGAGCTCACGGGCATCGAGAACCTCGGCATCACCCGCTACCACGGCCGCGAGGCGTTGGCCCCGTACAACCGGGCGCGCGAGCAGGAGCACGCGGAGCGGCTCATCCGGCGCTTCGGGGAGCCGTTCGACCTGAACGTGCCGATCGCGCGGCTCGCGCCGGCGCAGCGCGCGATCATCGGCATCGCCCGCGCGCTCGACGGGTGGAAGCACTCGCGGAACGTGCTCATCCTCGACGAGCCGACCGAGGCGCTGCACGCGAGCGAGGTGCAGGTGCTCTTCGACGCGGTGCGCACGCTCGCGGCCGAGGGCGCCGGCATCATCTTCATCTCCCACCGCCTCGACGAGGTGCTCGACCTCGCCGACCGCGTGGTGATCCTGCGCGACGGCAAGTGCGTGGCCGACGAGGACCGGGCCACGCTCGACCACGACCGGCTCGTCTCGTACGTGACCGGCGTGCCGATCGGCGAGGCCGAGACCGGCGAGCCCTTCCGCGGCGACCTGCAGGAGGTCGTGCTGCGGGTCGAGCAACTCGCGGGCGAGGCTCTCGAGGGGATCGACCTCACGATCCACGGCGGGGAGGTCGTCGGCGTCGCCGGCGTGCTCGGCTCGGGACGCGAGGCCCTGCCCGCGATGCTGTTCGGGTCGATCGACGCGACCGCCGAGACCTACGAGCTGCAGGGCAAGCCGTATCGCAACCGCAGCGAGGCCGAGAGCATCCGCCGGGGCATCGCGTTCGTGCCCGGCGACCGCGCCCACCTGGGATCCGTGCGGCCGATGAACGCCCGCGAGAACGTGACGCTCCCCGAGCTCGGCTCGCTCACGACGAAGCTCGGGGCGATCAGCATCAGCAGGGAGCGCCGGCACGCGGCCGAACTCGTCGAACGCTACGACGTCAAGCCGCCCCGGCCGGAACAGACCTTCGCCCAGTTCAGCGGCGGGAACCAGCAGAAGATCGTCTTCGCGAAGTGGCTGCGGAACGATCCGGCGCTGCTGCTGCTCGAGGAGCCCACGCAGGGCGTCGACATCGGCGCCAAGCGCGCGATCTACGACGCCGTGGACATGGCCGCCGCCGGCGGTGCCGGGGTGCTCGTGTGCTCGTCGGAGGCGAAGGAACTCGTCCGGCTGTGCAACCGCGTGCTCGTCCTCCGGGACGGGAAGGTGGTCGCCACCCTCGAGGGTGAGCGGCTGAACGAGACGGAATTGGTCAAGCAGGGGTACGGACTCGGAGTCGAGGTAACGAAGTGA
- a CDS encoding substrate-binding domain-containing protein — translation MHRGIQSALGVAAVFSVVALAGCASSGDAGASDSEGSEVELTYMAADGSCASGPADGINFDEANAYVTSFQQPSTGLLETEPLPEAVTSDTTVAFLNNDTAVAGIMYAYMEQAAATAGVELVNVSTGTDAQSINSALNSVIELQPDIVISVAIDATFFQDQLATLLDDGVAVVYASQPNAEEFGTNDSLGGLNGSQVNGKVLAAGAINFTCGTGDEFVFYNIPELGFSAIQLESTEEYLAELCPDCNLRVVDISIADPSPADKIVSDLQSHPETDYFITPGDQFQVGLADKASLAGIENAYGFGQSSLPPNVQQLVDGQQSAGFAVDLNMFMWMLLDEGFRKQQGVFSEYADWDAVNRSVSLVLTQENAGDYVEGFVAYPGFEDDFLALWGK, via the coding sequence ATGCATCGAGGCATTCAGAGCGCACTGGGGGTGGCCGCGGTGTTCTCCGTCGTGGCACTCGCTGGCTGCGCGAGCAGCGGCGACGCCGGAGCCAGCGACTCCGAGGGGAGCGAGGTCGAGCTCACCTACATGGCAGCCGACGGGAGCTGCGCGAGCGGTCCCGCGGACGGCATCAACTTCGACGAGGCGAACGCGTACGTCACCTCGTTCCAGCAGCCGTCGACCGGCCTGCTGGAGACCGAGCCGCTCCCCGAGGCGGTGACGTCGGACACCACGGTCGCGTTCCTCAACAACGACACGGCCGTGGCGGGCATAATGTACGCGTACATGGAGCAGGCCGCAGCGACCGCGGGCGTCGAGCTCGTCAACGTGAGCACCGGCACCGACGCGCAGAGCATCAACTCGGCGCTGAACTCGGTCATCGAGCTGCAGCCCGACATCGTGATCTCGGTCGCGATCGACGCCACGTTCTTCCAGGACCAGCTGGCCACGCTGCTCGACGACGGCGTCGCGGTCGTCTACGCGTCGCAGCCGAACGCCGAGGAGTTCGGCACCAACGACTCGCTCGGCGGCCTGAACGGCTCGCAGGTGAACGGCAAGGTGCTCGCGGCCGGCGCGATCAACTTCACCTGCGGCACGGGCGACGAGTTCGTGTTCTACAACATCCCCGAGCTCGGCTTCTCGGCCATCCAGCTCGAGTCGACCGAGGAGTACCTCGCGGAGCTGTGCCCCGACTGCAACCTCCGCGTCGTCGACATCTCGATCGCCGACCCGAGCCCGGCCGACAAGATCGTCAGCGACCTGCAGTCGCACCCGGAGACCGACTACTTCATCACCCCGGGTGACCAGTTCCAGGTCGGCCTCGCCGACAAGGCGAGCCTCGCCGGCATCGAGAACGCCTACGGCTTCGGCCAGTCGTCGCTGCCGCCGAACGTGCAGCAGCTCGTCGACGGCCAGCAGTCCGCCGGCTTCGCGGTCGACCTCAACATGTTCATGTGGATGCTGCTCGACGAGGGCTTCCGCAAGCAGCAGGGCGTGTTCAGCGAGTACGCGGACTGGGACGCCGTGAACCGCTCGGTGTCGCTGGTGCTCACCCAGGAGAACGCCGGCGACTACGTCGAGGGCTTCGTGGCCTACCCCGGCTTCGAGGACGACTTCCTCGCCCTCTGGGGCAAGTAG
- a CDS encoding YitT family protein, whose translation MTTDARPVADARPAAAPAPVGAPEGASVRHSVLDDVTGIATGVFVASLGLFLLNSAQMVTGGTAGLSLLIGYATGIPFGIVFLAVNTPFFVLAALRKGWRFTVKTAIAIVAVSLLSSLHPLAMPGFQVDPLYGAIAGNLLAGIGLLVLFRHGASLGGYNVVALLAQERLGWRAGYVQMAFDLVTVLAAIATISPLGLAYSLLGAALLNLVLALNHRPGRYFGA comes from the coding sequence ATGACGACCGATGCGCGCCCCGTAGCCGACGCCCGCCCCGCCGCCGCGCCCGCGCCGGTCGGCGCGCCCGAAGGGGCATCCGTGCGCCACTCGGTGCTCGACGACGTCACCGGCATCGCGACCGGCGTCTTCGTGGCATCCCTCGGCCTGTTCCTCCTGAACAGTGCGCAGATGGTCACCGGCGGCACGGCCGGCCTCTCCCTGCTGATCGGCTACGCCACGGGCATCCCGTTCGGCATCGTCTTCCTCGCCGTGAACACGCCCTTCTTCGTGCTGGCCGCGCTGCGGAAGGGCTGGCGGTTCACGGTCAAGACCGCGATCGCGATCGTGGCGGTGTCGCTGCTGTCGTCGCTGCATCCGCTCGCCATGCCCGGCTTCCAGGTCGACCCGCTCTACGGCGCGATCGCCGGCAACCTGCTCGCGGGCATCGGCCTGCTCGTGCTGTTCCGGCACGGCGCGAGCCTCGGCGGCTACAACGTCGTCGCGCTGCTCGCGCAGGAGCGCCTCGGCTGGCGCGCCGGCTACGTGCAGATGGCGTTCGACCTGGTCACCGTGCTCGCCGCGATCGCGACGATCAGCCCGCTGGGCCTCGCGTACTCGCTGCTCGGCGCGGCGCTGCTGAACCTGGTGCTCGCGCTCAACCACCGGCCGGGGCGGTACTTCGGGGCCTGA
- a CDS encoding Lrp/AsnC family transcriptional regulator yields MDEIDPLDARILLALDDEPDATILTLSRRLGIARNTAHARLRRLADRGVLGDTSRRIDPAALGLKLTAFISLEARQADAPATESALVQIPEVVEVHSTTGDADYLLKVVARDTSDLRRITADILAIDGVERSGTVISLDEVMGPRVSALLERVAAG; encoded by the coding sequence ATGGACGAGATCGACCCGCTCGACGCCCGCATCCTCCTCGCGCTCGACGACGAACCCGACGCGACGATCCTCACCCTCTCGCGCCGCCTCGGCATCGCCCGCAACACCGCGCACGCCCGCCTGCGCCGCCTCGCCGACCGCGGCGTGCTCGGCGACACGAGCCGCCGCATCGACCCCGCCGCGCTCGGCCTGAAGCTCACCGCGTTCATCTCGCTCGAGGCCAGGCAGGCGGATGCCCCCGCCACCGAGTCCGCCCTCGTGCAGATCCCCGAGGTGGTCGAGGTGCACTCCACCACCGGGGACGCCGACTACCTGCTGAAGGTCGTCGCGCGCGACACCTCCGACCTGCGTCGCATCACGGCCGACATCCTCGCCATCGACGGCGTCGAGCGCTCGGGCACCGTCATCTCGCTCGACGAGGTGATGGGCCCGCGCGTCTCCGCCCTGCTGGAGCGCGTCGCCGCCGGCTAG
- a CDS encoding nitroreductase family deazaflavin-dependent oxidoreductase: protein MALAPIPEGTRGPEPRHPGRFARGAADWMVRRLAAADGRAMLTKAIVVVTIGRKTGEERRTPVGWFPADGGWIVLASASGSRRHPQWYRNIAANPGRVAVETNGEHVPVDVEQLAGAERDAEWARIVEALPAFARTARKTDREFPILRLTRRAG, encoded by the coding sequence ATGGCACTCGCGCCGATTCCGGAGGGCACGCGCGGGCCCGAGCCGCGGCACCCGGGGAGGTTCGCGCGGGGCGCCGCCGACTGGATGGTGCGGCGTCTCGCGGCCGCCGACGGGCGCGCGATGCTGACGAAGGCGATCGTCGTCGTCACGATCGGGCGCAAGACCGGCGAGGAACGGCGTACGCCGGTCGGGTGGTTCCCGGCGGACGGGGGCTGGATCGTCTTGGCATCCGCCTCGGGCTCCAGGCGGCATCCGCAGTGGTACCGCAACATCGCCGCGAATCCCGGCCGGGTCGCCGTCGAGACAAACGGCGAGCACGTGCCGGTCGACGTCGAGCAGCTCGCGGGCGCCGAGCGCGACGCCGAGTGGGCGCGCATCGTCGAGGCGCTCCCGGCGTTCGCGCGCACGGCGCGGAAGACCGACCGCGAGTTCCCGATCCTGCGGCTGACCCGCCGCGCGGGCTAG